One part of the Alistipes onderdonkii genome encodes these proteins:
- a CDS encoding CPBP family glutamic-type intramembrane protease — protein MEPRIKPFILNRTDERNTKSVSGILLYAALFFIVTRIAAMLLQKSGAALYEWGWGLDAAGMLGARTPESMVSEMGWRAVPHVLLLAPFVEECAFRLGLSFRRWHIAAGLGALAYFFADWMLFFADVANARYWALPVWIAVAAGVYGFTTDGFWLSKRDRWLRPAMWASTVVFASVHLLSASALTWGLLPYVLLYVLGLFFSGCVFVYLRVNLGFGWALGAHMLCNLPPALFLLGALCD, from the coding sequence ATGGAACCGAGAATAAAGCCTTTTATCCTGAACCGTACCGATGAGCGGAACACCAAAAGCGTGAGCGGAATATTGCTCTATGCCGCGCTGTTCTTCATCGTGACGCGGATTGCCGCCATGCTGCTGCAAAAGTCCGGCGCGGCTCTGTACGAATGGGGCTGGGGGCTCGATGCCGCGGGGATGCTCGGTGCGCGTACGCCGGAATCGATGGTTTCCGAAATGGGATGGCGCGCCGTGCCGCACGTGCTATTGCTTGCACCGTTCGTCGAAGAGTGTGCTTTCCGGCTGGGGCTTTCGTTCCGGAGGTGGCATATAGCTGCGGGATTAGGGGCGTTGGCCTATTTTTTTGCCGATTGGATGCTGTTTTTTGCCGACGTGGCGAATGCCCGTTACTGGGCGCTTCCGGTCTGGATTGCCGTTGCGGCGGGGGTTTACGGGTTTACGACGGACGGGTTTTGGTTGTCGAAACGGGATCGGTGGCTGCGCCCGGCGATGTGGGCTTCGACGGTGGTTTTTGCCTCTGTACACCTGCTTTCCGCTTCGGCGCTTACCTGGGGCCTGCTGCCCTATGTGCTATTGTATGTGCTGGGGCTCTTTTTCTCCGGGTGCGTCTTTGTCTATCTGCGCGTGAACCTCGGCTTTGGATGGGCATTGGGCGCGCACATGCTTTGCAACCTGCCTCCCGCGTTATTCCTGCTGGGCGCACTCTGCGACTGA
- a CDS encoding single-stranded DNA-binding protein, translating into MVNKVILVGNVGIDPEVRTTESGVKVARIRLATTERLFDRQANEAKEHTEWHTVTLWRGLADVVDKYVRKGTQIYVEGRLRTREWMDKDNNKRYTTEILADVMNLLGRRSDNPASDGAPSGYGSQQQAPAYGQPAQGGSQQPAAQQPAAPAVPADDPDDLPF; encoded by the coding sequence ATGGTAAACAAAGTGATTCTGGTGGGCAACGTGGGCATCGACCCCGAAGTCCGCACCACCGAGAGCGGCGTGAAGGTCGCCCGCATCCGCCTGGCCACGACCGAACGCTTGTTCGACCGTCAGGCCAACGAGGCCAAGGAGCACACCGAGTGGCACACGGTCACGCTGTGGCGCGGCCTTGCCGACGTCGTGGACAAATATGTCCGCAAGGGAACCCAGATCTATGTCGAGGGGCGCCTGCGCACCCGCGAGTGGATGGACAAGGATAATAACAAGCGTTATACGACCGAGATACTGGCCGATGTGATGAACCTGCTGGGACGCCGCAGCGACAACCCGGCCTCGGACGGAGCCCCTTCCGGGTATGGTTCGCAACAGCAAGCCCCGGCTTACGGACAACCTGCCCAGGGGGGATCCCAGCAGCCGGCGGCGCAGCAACCCGCCGCGCCGGCCGTTCCGGCAGACGATCCCGACGACCTGCCGTTCTGA
- a CDS encoding purine-nucleoside phosphorylase: MLEEIKKTAAFIDAATSSFAPEVGIILGTGLGGFADKIDTAFAIEYKDIPGFPVSTVEGHKGRMIFGTVEGRKVVAMQGRFHYYEGYTMQQVTFPVRVMQQLGIKYLFVSNASGGINTSFRVGDLMVITDHINLMPNPLIGRNIAELGPRFPDMHNCYDKALIAKATAIAEEENIKLQYGVYVGGTGPTFETQAEYRYFKNIGGDAAGMSTVPEVIVARHMSIPVFGVSVITNCGLSDEVGDHEDVQRQGKKAGIKMEVLFKRMIKQL, encoded by the coding sequence ATGTTAGAGGAAATTAAAAAAACAGCGGCTTTTATCGACGCCGCCACGAGTTCTTTCGCCCCGGAGGTGGGCATCATCCTCGGCACCGGCCTGGGCGGTTTCGCCGATAAGATCGACACTGCATTCGCCATCGAATACAAAGATATCCCGGGTTTCCCCGTTTCGACCGTCGAGGGGCACAAGGGGCGTATGATCTTCGGCACGGTCGAGGGTCGCAAGGTCGTAGCCATGCAGGGGCGCTTCCACTACTACGAGGGCTACACGATGCAGCAGGTGACTTTCCCGGTGCGCGTCATGCAGCAGCTGGGCATCAAATACCTCTTCGTGTCGAACGCTTCGGGCGGGATCAATACCTCGTTCCGCGTGGGCGACCTGATGGTCATCACCGACCATATCAACCTGATGCCCAACCCGCTGATCGGCCGTAACATCGCCGAGTTGGGGCCCCGCTTCCCGGACATGCACAACTGTTACGACAAGGCGCTGATCGCCAAGGCCACGGCCATCGCCGAGGAGGAGAACATCAAACTCCAGTACGGCGTTTATGTCGGCGGCACGGGCCCGACGTTCGAAACGCAGGCCGAGTACCGTTATTTCAAGAATATCGGCGGCGATGCGGCCGGTATGTCGACCGTGCCCGAGGTGATCGTGGCGCGCCACATGTCGATCCCGGTCTTCGGCGTCTCGGTCATCACCAACTGCGGCCTTTCGGACGAGGTGGGTGACCACGAGGACGTGCAGCGGCAGGGTAAGAAGGCCGGCATCAAGATGGAAGTGCTCTTCAAACGTATGATAAAACAGCTGTAA
- the lpxK gene encoding tetraacyldisaccharide 4'-kinase — protein MLKCLLAPAALLYKAGVTFRHRLFDWGILKSEKFDIPVICIGNITVGGTGKTPMAEMVIAYMSQMHRVALLSRGYGRRTKGYLEVKADSHYRDVGDEPLQIKLKFPDTVVAVCEKRAEGIRRIRAEHPDVDLVVMDDGFQHRYVEPKVNIVMIDATRPVQHDRMLPLGTLRDLPEELHRAHYFVVTKCPEKMAPIDRRILRKVLIQVAYQRVYFTRFESFMPQPLFPDAAPGEPLLQGQQVIALSGIGSPKPFLAALRGSYGVVAEMTLDDHHVYKVRDLNRLRELLDKFPGAVIVTTEKDAVKLTNRAKIPEEIQRRIYYLPINISFIEDSATDFLQKLEEDVRGN, from the coding sequence ATGTTGAAATGCTTGCTTGCTCCTGCGGCTCTCCTCTATAAGGCGGGGGTGACTTTCCGTCACCGTCTCTTCGACTGGGGTATCCTCAAAAGCGAGAAGTTCGACATCCCGGTCATCTGTATCGGCAACATCACCGTCGGCGGTACGGGCAAAACCCCGATGGCCGAGATGGTGATCGCCTATATGTCGCAGATGCATCGCGTCGCCCTGCTGTCGCGCGGGTACGGCCGTCGTACCAAGGGGTATCTGGAGGTGAAGGCCGACTCCCATTACCGGGATGTGGGCGACGAGCCGCTGCAGATCAAACTCAAATTCCCCGATACGGTGGTGGCCGTGTGCGAGAAGCGTGCCGAAGGGATCCGCCGCATCCGCGCCGAGCACCCCGACGTCGACCTCGTCGTCATGGACGACGGGTTCCAGCACCGCTATGTAGAGCCGAAGGTGAACATCGTGATGATCGACGCCACGCGCCCCGTGCAGCACGACAGGATGCTGCCGCTCGGAACCCTGCGCGACCTGCCCGAAGAACTGCACCGCGCCCACTATTTCGTCGTTACGAAGTGCCCGGAGAAGATGGCGCCCATCGACCGGCGCATCCTGCGCAAGGTGCTGATACAGGTTGCCTACCAGCGGGTCTATTTCACCCGTTTCGAGAGTTTCATGCCGCAGCCGCTCTTCCCGGATGCCGCGCCCGGCGAACCGCTCCTGCAGGGGCAGCAGGTGATCGCGCTTTCGGGCATCGGGAGTCCCAAGCCGTTCCTCGCGGCGTTGCGCGGGAGCTACGGGGTGGTGGCCGAGATGACGCTCGACGACCATCATGTCTACAAGGTACGCGACCTGAACCGCCTGCGCGAATTGCTGGACAAGTTCCCCGGGGCGGTCATCGTGACCACGGAAAAGGATGCCGTAAAACTGACCAACCGCGCGAAGATCCCCGAAGAGATACAGCGCAGGATATACTATTTACCGATAAATATTTCATTCATAGAGGATTCGGCGACGGATTTTCTGCAAAAACTGGAAGAAGATGTTAGAGGAAATTAA
- a CDS encoding M23 family metallopeptidase, with translation MRSFKLPICALLLVAAGACDRTTQQAAAEKEEAAPQNIVYGINADNYRTETGEVGSGETLGKILNGYGVSALTVDRLDKASKEIFPLRNIRAGHKYTVFIHEDSLYAPHLDYLVYERNMSQYVVFGFHEDSVSVQTGEKEFTVRRTKKSATINSSLWGAIMEEHLPYALAAEMEDIYQWTVDFFGIQKGDNFTVIYDERFIDDSISAGIGRIWGAKFCQGGKEYYAIPFRQGGKIQYWEYDGGSLRKQMLKAPLKYTRISSKFTYARKHPIYKVYRPHTGVDYAAPKGTPVHAVADGVVTFKGWGGGGGNTLKIKHAGNLMTGYLHLSGYAKGISKGSRVSQGQLIGYVGSTGASTGPHLDYRIWKNGTPINPLKIPQEPAEPISNENRATFEFVRDRIVAELNGEVKDGERITQLDSLVIPQPAAPEAAK, from the coding sequence ATGAGAAGTTTTAAATTACCGATATGCGCCCTGCTGCTCGTAGCCGCAGGGGCGTGCGACAGAACTACGCAACAGGCCGCGGCCGAAAAGGAAGAAGCCGCGCCGCAGAATATCGTTTACGGCATCAACGCCGACAACTACCGCACCGAAACGGGCGAGGTGGGCAGCGGCGAAACGCTGGGGAAAATCCTGAACGGGTACGGCGTTTCGGCCCTTACGGTCGACAGGCTCGACAAAGCCTCGAAAGAGATTTTCCCGCTGCGCAACATCCGCGCCGGGCATAAATACACCGTCTTCATCCACGAGGATTCGCTCTATGCCCCCCACCTGGACTACCTGGTCTACGAACGCAACATGTCTCAATACGTGGTGTTCGGGTTCCATGAGGATTCGGTCAGCGTCCAGACGGGAGAAAAGGAATTCACGGTACGCCGCACCAAGAAGAGCGCCACGATCAATTCGTCGCTGTGGGGTGCGATCATGGAGGAGCACCTGCCCTATGCGCTGGCCGCGGAAATGGAGGACATTTACCAGTGGACGGTCGATTTCTTCGGCATCCAGAAGGGCGACAATTTCACGGTGATCTATGACGAGCGCTTCATCGACGACAGCATCTCGGCCGGCATCGGCCGCATTTGGGGCGCTAAATTCTGCCAGGGCGGCAAGGAGTACTACGCCATCCCCTTCCGGCAGGGCGGCAAAATCCAGTATTGGGAATACGACGGCGGAAGCCTGCGCAAGCAGATGCTCAAGGCGCCGCTGAAATACACACGCATCAGTTCGAAGTTCACCTATGCGCGCAAGCATCCGATCTACAAGGTATACCGGCCGCATACGGGCGTCGATTACGCAGCGCCGAAAGGCACGCCCGTACATGCCGTAGCCGACGGTGTGGTGACCTTCAAGGGCTGGGGCGGCGGCGGTGGCAACACGCTCAAAATCAAACATGCCGGCAACCTGATGACGGGTTACCTGCACCTGAGCGGCTATGCCAAGGGCATCTCGAAGGGCTCGCGCGTTTCGCAGGGGCAGCTGATCGGCTACGTCGGTTCGACGGGCGCCTCGACCGGCCCCCACCTCGACTACCGCATCTGGAAAAACGGCACGCCGATCAATCCGCTGAAAATCCCCCAGGAACCGGCCGAACCGATCTCGAACGAGAACCGCGCGACGTTCGAATTCGTGCGCGACCGTATCGTGGCCGAACTGAACGGCGAGGTGAAGGACGGGGAGCGCATCACGCAGCTCGATTCGCTCGTCATCCCGCAGCCGGCAGCACCGGAGGCAGCGAAATAA